A stretch of Imperialibacter roseus DNA encodes these proteins:
- a CDS encoding ArsO family NAD(P)H-dependent flavin-containing monooxygenase, which translates to MTPTVYDVIVIGGGQSGLAVAYYLNRAGLNYVVLDASDNAGGSWQHYWHSLRLFSPAQWSSLPGVLMTGGPDYYPTRNETIDYLRKYEEKYKFAVQRGVTVKDVKKAEGRFDIVTSKGAYQSKTVVSATGSFANPWVPELPGRDKFKGKVFHSTAYKRPDPFKSQQVAIVGEGNSGAQILAEVSKVAQTFWVTSKPPKFLPDEVDGRYLFDAATQMYEAKKAGREFTPPSLGDVVMVPPVKEARKRGVLERAYPPIDHFTDLGIMLVNGQELLVDSVIFCTGFRPALNHLKGLALNVSAGKVATVATRSAEVPGLWLVGYGQWTGFASATLIGVGRSAKSTVEEIKEYV; encoded by the coding sequence ATGACTCCAACTGTGTACGACGTCATTGTGATTGGCGGAGGGCAAAGTGGCCTTGCTGTAGCTTATTATCTGAATAGGGCCGGTTTAAATTATGTTGTTCTTGACGCCAGCGACAACGCCGGCGGAAGCTGGCAGCATTATTGGCACTCGCTCCGTTTGTTTTCGCCTGCGCAATGGAGCTCACTACCCGGCGTGCTCATGACTGGCGGCCCCGACTATTATCCCACCCGCAACGAAACGATCGACTACCTGAGAAAGTACGAGGAGAAATATAAATTCGCCGTACAAAGAGGTGTGACGGTAAAAGATGTAAAAAAGGCAGAAGGGCGTTTTGATATTGTTACCAGCAAAGGAGCTTACCAGTCGAAGACGGTCGTGTCTGCCACTGGATCATTTGCCAATCCGTGGGTGCCGGAGTTGCCCGGAAGAGACAAATTCAAAGGGAAGGTTTTCCATTCCACTGCCTACAAAAGACCGGATCCATTCAAGAGCCAACAGGTAGCAATTGTCGGCGAAGGGAATTCTGGTGCCCAGATACTTGCTGAAGTGAGCAAGGTGGCGCAGACTTTTTGGGTCACGTCAAAGCCGCCGAAGTTCCTTCCTGATGAGGTAGACGGACGTTATCTTTTCGATGCAGCCACTCAAATGTATGAAGCCAAAAAGGCAGGGAGGGAATTCACTCCGCCGTCGCTTGGGGATGTGGTGATGGTTCCGCCGGTAAAAGAAGCCAGGAAAAGAGGAGTATTGGAGCGGGCTTACCCGCCAATCGATCATTTCACGGATCTGGGAATTATGTTGGTGAATGGCCAGGAGCTACTCGTCGACAGTGTGATTTTCTGCACCGGGTTTCGGCCGGCGTTGAACCACCTCAAGGGCTTGGCCCTCAATGTTAGTGCGGGGAAAGTGGCAACGGTTGCCACCCGGTCGGCCGAGGTGCCAGGCCTTTGGCTGGTGGGTTACGGCCAATGGACGGGCTTCGCCTCGGCCACGCTTATTGGCGTTGGCCGGTCTGCAAAATCCACTGTAGAAGAAATCAAAGAATACGTGTAA